In endosymbiont of unidentified scaly snail isolate Monju, the following are encoded in one genomic region:
- a CDS encoding AEC family transporter — MLQIINIVFPIFAIVLIGYLYARRHGPDMASANRLNVEIFTPALIFHVLTQEGFDLSAYGDLALAAAVVVLGSGVIAWPIGRLLGYPYKAFVPPMMFNNSGNMGLPLALFAFGEQALPAAMILFLVENTLHFSVGGAMLTGHINPLRLLLNPMLASTLVGIAVALSGIHIPVPLGETIKLLGQVAIPLMLFALGVRLTSVDFTNWRIGVVGAVVAPFSGLICAILALKLISLDTAQAAQLLVFSILPPAVLNYMLAERYNLYPHQMAAIVLIGNLASLVTIPAALYWVL, encoded by the coding sequence ATGCTGCAAATCATCAACATCGTTTTCCCCATCTTCGCGATCGTGCTGATCGGCTATCTGTATGCCCGGCGGCATGGGCCCGACATGGCGTCGGCGAACCGTCTCAACGTGGAAATATTCACGCCGGCACTGATTTTTCACGTGCTCACGCAGGAGGGGTTCGATCTCTCCGCCTACGGTGATCTGGCGCTTGCCGCGGCGGTCGTGGTGCTGGGCTCCGGCGTGATCGCCTGGCCAATAGGCAGGCTTCTCGGTTACCCCTACAAGGCCTTCGTGCCCCCCATGATGTTCAACAACTCCGGGAACATGGGGCTTCCCCTGGCGCTTTTTGCCTTTGGAGAACAGGCACTTCCTGCCGCGATGATCCTGTTTCTGGTGGAGAATACCCTGCACTTCAGTGTCGGTGGGGCCATGCTGACGGGCCATATCAACCCGTTGAGATTGTTGCTCAACCCCATGCTCGCTTCGACCCTCGTCGGCATTGCCGTGGCACTGAGCGGTATCCATATCCCGGTTCCGCTGGGAGAAACCATCAAACTTCTCGGGCAGGTCGCCATCCCTCTGATGCTGTTTGCCCTGGGGGTGCGCCTGACCAGCGTCGATTTCACCAACTGGCGTATCGGCGTCGTTGGCGCGGTGGTTGCCCCCTTCAGCGGCTTGATCTGTGCCATTCTCGCCCTGAAACTCATATCGCTGGATACGGCCCAGGCCGCGCAACTGCTGGTTTTCTCGATACTCCCGCCCGCCGTTCTGAACTACATGCTTGCCGAACGCTATAACCTGTATCCACACCAGATGGCGGCCATCGTCTTGATCGGCAATCTGGCCAGCCTGGTGACGATCCCCGCCGCGCTGTACTGGGTGCTGTGA
- the rnr gene encoding ribonuclease R has product MSRRNKPRRQRAKDPNFAREAQKYENPIPSREFIMATIDELGCPLSFDELAEALGLLEEEQLEALSRRLRAMIRDGQLIRNRRGGYCQVNHADMIPGRVIGHPDGFGFLKPDDGGDDLFLVPREMRKVWHGDRVVAQVSGTDRRGRKEGVVIEVLERAFSRLVGRLHVEKGVAFVLPDNKRIPQQILVPPDQLGDAADGQVVVVAIDEHPTEWRQPIGHIVEVLGDHMAPGMETDVAIRSHDIPVEWPADVLEQIADLGEEVPEAAKQGRVDLRKTPLVTIDGEDARDFDDAVYCQPTPKGWRLLVAIADVSAYVQPDSPLDREAYNRATSVYFPDRVVSMLPEVLSNGLCSINPHVDRLCMVAEMYFDAKGKMYRSRFFEGVMNSHARLTYDQVRDMLEHGDPELCERFAHVLPHLRDLHALYKVLHAAREQRGAIDFDSVETKFRFGDNGKVAEVIPLERHDAHRMIEEYMLAANVAAARHLLRKRMPAMFRNHEPPSEEKLEDLQQFLAELGLRLGGMPHPSAKDHAELLEQAKDRPDYHLIQTVLLRSMMQAVYAAENKGHFGLALEAYTHFTSPIRRYPDLMVHRAIRHLLTGSKPAEFSYSHAHLQTMAEHCSANERRADEASRDSADALKCEFMLDKVGQVFEELIVSVNSFGLFVELADIYVTGLVHITALDRDYFHFDPIGHRLTGERSGKVYRLGDRIRVQVAAVNMDERKIDFVLADGRGREDEGARRGGRRRGRDRDREKRRAEPARDTSSSRKEAATPAKEDPSASKERAVAGDVWRPAVPGWGRPGGGNGEASGNGAGQTRKGGKKASRKASARKTAKKAAHKKTAKKVGKKAAKKAAGQRHPARRRSKSRS; this is encoded by the coding sequence GTGAGTAGAAGAAACAAGCCGCGCCGACAGCGCGCCAAGGACCCGAATTTCGCGCGTGAGGCGCAGAAATACGAAAATCCCATCCCCAGCCGTGAGTTCATCATGGCGACCATCGACGAGCTGGGTTGCCCCCTCTCGTTCGATGAACTGGCCGAGGCGCTCGGTCTGCTGGAGGAAGAGCAGCTCGAGGCCCTTTCCCGTCGTTTGCGCGCCATGATCCGCGATGGCCAGCTGATCCGGAACCGCCGCGGTGGCTATTGTCAGGTGAACCATGCCGACATGATCCCCGGGCGGGTGATCGGACACCCCGACGGCTTTGGCTTTCTCAAGCCCGACGATGGTGGCGACGACCTGTTCCTGGTGCCGCGGGAGATGCGCAAGGTCTGGCACGGCGACCGTGTGGTCGCCCAGGTCTCGGGTACCGACCGGCGCGGGCGCAAGGAAGGGGTTGTCATCGAGGTGCTCGAGCGCGCCTTCTCCAGGCTGGTCGGCCGCTTGCATGTAGAGAAGGGGGTGGCCTTCGTGCTGCCGGACAACAAGCGCATCCCGCAGCAGATCCTGGTGCCGCCCGATCAGCTTGGCGATGCAGCGGACGGGCAGGTGGTCGTCGTGGCCATCGACGAGCATCCCACCGAGTGGCGCCAACCCATCGGCCACATCGTCGAGGTGCTGGGCGACCACATGGCGCCGGGCATGGAGACCGATGTCGCCATCCGTTCCCACGACATCCCGGTCGAGTGGCCGGCCGATGTACTCGAGCAGATCGCCGATCTCGGCGAGGAGGTGCCCGAAGCGGCCAAGCAGGGCCGGGTGGACCTGCGCAAGACGCCGCTGGTGACCATCGACGGCGAGGACGCGCGCGACTTCGACGACGCGGTGTACTGTCAGCCCACGCCCAAGGGCTGGCGCCTGCTGGTGGCCATTGCCGATGTTTCGGCCTATGTGCAGCCCGACAGCCCGCTCGACCGCGAGGCCTACAACCGAGCCACTTCGGTGTACTTCCCCGACCGGGTGGTGTCCATGTTGCCCGAGGTGCTGTCCAACGGTCTGTGCTCGATCAACCCGCATGTCGACCGCCTGTGCATGGTGGCCGAGATGTACTTCGACGCCAAGGGCAAGATGTACCGTTCGCGCTTCTTCGAGGGCGTGATGAATTCGCATGCGCGGCTCACCTATGACCAGGTGCGCGACATGCTTGAACACGGCGATCCCGAATTGTGTGAACGCTTCGCGCATGTGTTGCCGCATCTGCGTGACCTGCATGCCCTCTACAAGGTGCTGCATGCGGCGCGCGAGCAGCGTGGCGCCATCGATTTCGACTCGGTCGAGACCAAGTTCCGTTTCGGCGACAACGGCAAGGTGGCCGAGGTGATCCCGCTGGAGCGTCACGATGCCCATCGCATGATCGAGGAGTACATGCTGGCGGCCAACGTGGCGGCGGCGCGGCACCTGTTGCGCAAGAGGATGCCGGCGATGTTCCGCAACCACGAGCCGCCCAGCGAGGAGAAGCTCGAGGACCTGCAACAGTTCCTGGCGGAGCTTGGCCTGCGTCTTGGCGGCATGCCTCATCCCTCCGCCAAGGATCATGCCGAGCTGCTCGAGCAGGCGAAGGACCGGCCCGACTACCACCTGATCCAGACTGTGCTGCTGCGCTCGATGATGCAGGCGGTCTACGCCGCCGAGAACAAGGGCCACTTCGGCTTGGCGCTCGAGGCCTACACGCACTTCACCTCGCCGATCCGGCGCTATCCCGACCTCATGGTGCACCGGGCCATCCGCCACTTGCTCACGGGCAGCAAGCCGGCCGAGTTCAGCTACAGCCACGCGCATTTGCAGACCATGGCCGAGCACTGTTCCGCCAACGAGCGCCGTGCCGACGAGGCCTCGCGCGACTCGGCCGATGCGCTCAAATGCGAGTTCATGCTCGACAAGGTCGGGCAGGTGTTCGAGGAGCTGATCGTCAGCGTCAACAGCTTCGGGCTGTTCGTCGAGCTGGCCGACATCTATGTCACCGGCCTGGTGCACATCACCGCGCTGGACCGCGACTACTTCCACTTCGATCCCATCGGCCACCGCCTGACCGGCGAGCGCAGCGGCAAGGTCTATCGCCTGGGCGATCGGATTCGCGTGCAAGTGGCTGCGGTAAACATGGACGAGCGCAAGATCGACTTCGTGCTCGCCGATGGTCGCGGGCGGGAGGATGAGGGAGCGCGGCGAGGCGGTCGCCGTCGCGGTCGGGATCGCGACCGGGAAAAGCGCAGGGCCGAGCCGGCACGTGATACGTCGTCCTCGCGCAAGGAAGCGGCCACGCCCGCCAAGGAAGACCCGTCCGCCAGCAAAGAGCGTGCTGTCGCGGGCGATGTCTGGCGTCCGGCGGTGCCGGGCTGGGGCCGCCCGGGGGGGGGCAATGGAGAGGCCAGCGGCAATGGGGCCGGCCAGACCAGGAAGGGTGGAAAGAAGGCGAGCAGGAAGGCGTCGGCCAGAAAGACAGCCAAGAAGGCTGCCCACAAGAAGACGGCCAAGAAGGTCGGCAAGAAGGCCGCAAAGAAGGCGGCCGGCCAGCGTCACCCGGCACGCCGACGGAGCAAGTCACGCTCGTGA
- a CDS encoding alkene reductase, with the protein MTDLFSPITIGPHTLPNRIFMAPLTRNRATDTIPTPLMVTYYTQRAEAGLIISEGSQISPQGVGYPVTPGIHTDEQVAGWKTVIDAVHERGGHIFCQLWHCGRISHPDFHGGELPVAPSAVRPEGQAVTYEGMKDFVTPRALEIDEIPGIVADYAHAADCARRAGFDGVEIHAANGYLIDQFLRDGTNQRTDDYGGAIENRARFLLEVTEAVCDTLGADRVGVRLSPLQPFNDMRDSNPQATFTYAVQALNRFGLAYLHVTEMGGEAPGTAGPAFDLRELRRLWNGVYITNAGYDKEKANRAIGEGEADAVAFGVSFIANPDLVTRFRQDAPLNTPDPDTFYGGDAHGYTDYPTLEQT; encoded by the coding sequence ATGACCGACCTGTTCTCACCCATCACCATCGGACCGCATACTCTGCCGAACCGCATCTTCATGGCTCCCCTGACCCGCAACCGGGCTACCGATACCATTCCCACCCCGCTCATGGTGACCTATTACACCCAGCGGGCCGAGGCTGGCCTGATCATCAGCGAGGGATCCCAGATCTCGCCCCAGGGCGTCGGCTATCCGGTCACGCCCGGCATCCACACCGATGAACAGGTGGCAGGGTGGAAGACCGTCATTGATGCCGTGCACGAACGTGGCGGCCACATATTCTGCCAGCTCTGGCATTGTGGCCGGATATCGCATCCGGATTTTCATGGCGGCGAGTTGCCGGTCGCGCCCTCGGCCGTCCGCCCGGAGGGCCAGGCTGTCACCTACGAGGGGATGAAGGACTTCGTCACCCCACGCGCACTCGAAATCGACGAGATCCCCGGCATCGTTGCCGACTATGCCCATGCGGCCGATTGCGCCCGCCGCGCCGGTTTTGACGGCGTGGAGATCCATGCCGCCAATGGCTACCTCATCGACCAGTTCCTGCGCGATGGCACCAACCAGCGCACCGATGACTATGGCGGCGCCATCGAGAACCGGGCCCGCTTCCTGCTGGAAGTCACCGAAGCCGTGTGCGATACGCTGGGCGCCGACCGGGTGGGCGTGCGGCTGTCGCCGCTGCAGCCGTTCAACGACATGCGCGACAGCAATCCTCAGGCCACCTTCACGTACGCCGTGCAGGCATTGAACCGTTTCGGACTGGCTTATCTGCACGTGACGGAGATGGGCGGCGAGGCACCGGGAACCGCCGGACCGGCTTTCGACCTGCGGGAGCTTCGTCGCCTGTGGAACGGGGTCTACATCACCAATGCGGGATACGACAAGGAAAAGGCCAACCGGGCCATCGGCGAGGGCGAGGCCGATGCGGTGGCCTTTGGCGTGTCCTTTATCGCCAATCCCGACCTGGTCACCCGCTTCCGCCAAGACGCGCCGCTCAACACGCCGGATCCTGACACCTTCTATGGTGGCGATGCCCACGGCTACACTGACTACCCGACGCTGGAGCAGACTTGA
- a CDS encoding efflux RND transporter periplasmic adaptor subunit, translating to MPKKIAFLLLLLSLLAGCQNDTPTSEAKRPTPWVKTVTLQAGGETTLALSGILRARHETPVAFQVGGRILARYVDAGQRVTAGQKLFDLDPRDLDAAVQAAEAQLAAAEAALATARSELERQRKLVAKKFVSRQTLDQFELKEREAASQVKAARAKLAQARNARSYAELHAKHAGVLIEVSGEPGQVVGVGQTVAVLAREGEREVEVSLTDGTHAPRTGRVRLPDGRRIPVKLRELAGAADPQSRTWRARYRLEGTAADLPLGAVVQVRLQRPAIGEKTWRVPLGALDERADGPRIWQVIDGHAQPVPIEVVSLDSETARIRVDLPPTTHIIALGTHLLTPGMAVRERK from the coding sequence ATGCCCAAGAAAATCGCTTTCCTCTTGCTCCTCCTGTCGCTACTGGCGGGTTGTCAAAACGACACCCCCACCTCCGAGGCAAAAAGGCCGACGCCATGGGTCAAGACGGTCACGCTGCAGGCCGGGGGCGAAACCACGCTGGCACTTTCGGGCATCCTGCGGGCACGCCATGAAACACCGGTGGCCTTTCAGGTGGGAGGACGCATACTCGCCCGTTACGTCGACGCCGGTCAGCGCGTGACGGCTGGGCAGAAGCTGTTCGATCTCGATCCACGCGATCTGGATGCGGCGGTACAGGCGGCCGAGGCGCAGCTGGCAGCGGCCGAAGCCGCGCTCGCCACGGCGCGAAGTGAACTCGAACGTCAGCGCAAACTGGTCGCCAAAAAGTTCGTCAGCCGGCAGACCCTGGATCAGTTTGAACTCAAGGAACGCGAGGCCGCCAGCCAGGTAAAGGCCGCGCGGGCCAAACTGGCCCAGGCTCGCAACGCACGCAGTTATGCCGAACTGCATGCCAAACACGCCGGTGTGCTGATCGAAGTCAGCGGCGAGCCTGGCCAGGTGGTCGGTGTCGGACAGACCGTGGCCGTGCTGGCACGTGAAGGTGAGCGCGAAGTCGAGGTCTCTCTCACCGACGGCACCCATGCGCCGCGCACCGGCCGCGTGCGCCTCCCCGACGGTCGGCGCATCCCGGTCAAATTACGCGAGCTCGCCGGCGCCGCCGATCCGCAAAGCCGGACCTGGCGGGCACGCTACCGTCTGGAAGGCACTGCCGCTGATCTGCCGCTGGGCGCCGTGGTCCAGGTGCGATTGCAAAGACCGGCGATCGGCGAGAAAACCTGGCGCGTGCCCCTCGGGGCATTGGATGAACGCGCCGATGGCCCCCGTATCTGGCAGGTGATCGATGGCCATGCGCAGCCCGTACCGATCGAAGTGGTATCACTCGACAGCGAGACCGCCCGCATCCGCGTGGACCTGCCGCCGACCACCCACATCATTGCCCTGGGCACCCATCTGCTGACCCCGGGCATGGCGGTACGGGAGCGCAAGTGA
- a CDS encoding multidrug effflux MFS transporter, with product MSEEVVSTAGRPPVVRRYLTVVTALLSFPDIEADFGVDRAMLSHSLSVYLAAFAVSTLFWGPLADRLGRRRVILASLSTYTLASIGCAMASQMESFLWLRTVQGLAASGGFIAGRAMIRDAHETQAAHRAMSQVTLMFAMAPAIAPVLGGWLHDQFGWRSVFWFLTGFGILLTGLVAFIEETLAPAQRQSIQPAAVVRIYAHTLRHRRFLGLVLSLALAFAGLFLYIAGAPTVIYDFLGLGSDNFGVQFIPMVGGMMLGAFLSSRLAHRWPVQRTVLGGLGVVTLAVLLNLLLALFFETGILTVIGPLVVYAFGLAVAMPAITILALDCFPRHRGTAASMQGFLQMLINAGVAGVAVPLLHAQWLHFALGQLAFLLLALLFWSSIRQGKPPGGALD from the coding sequence TTGAGCGAGGAAGTCGTATCCACCGCAGGGCGTCCGCCTGTCGTACGGCGTTACCTGACGGTCGTCACCGCACTGCTGTCCTTTCCTGATATCGAGGCCGACTTTGGCGTCGATCGCGCGATGCTGTCACACAGCCTGAGCGTCTATCTGGCGGCCTTTGCGGTCTCGACACTGTTCTGGGGGCCGCTGGCCGACCGCCTGGGACGTCGCCGGGTCATCCTGGCCAGCCTGTCGACCTATACTCTCGCCTCGATCGGCTGCGCCATGGCCTCCCAGATGGAGTCATTCCTGTGGCTTCGCACCGTGCAGGGACTGGCAGCCAGCGGTGGCTTCATCGCCGGGCGCGCCATGATTCGCGATGCCCATGAGACGCAGGCGGCACACCGCGCCATGTCGCAGGTCACCCTGATGTTTGCCATGGCGCCGGCCATCGCGCCGGTACTGGGCGGCTGGTTGCACGACCAGTTCGGCTGGCGTAGCGTGTTCTGGTTCCTGACGGGCTTCGGTATCCTGCTCACAGGGCTGGTCGCGTTCATCGAAGAGACCCTCGCGCCGGCGCAGCGCCAGTCCATTCAGCCAGCCGCGGTGGTGCGGATCTATGCGCACACCCTTCGGCACCGGCGGTTTCTCGGGCTGGTTCTGAGCCTGGCCCTTGCCTTTGCCGGATTGTTCCTTTACATCGCTGGCGCGCCCACGGTCATCTACGATTTCCTCGGCCTGGGAAGCGACAACTTCGGTGTGCAGTTCATTCCTATGGTGGGCGGCATGATGTTGGGCGCCTTTCTCTCGAGCCGCCTGGCGCACCGCTGGCCAGTGCAACGCACTGTCCTGGGCGGCCTTGGAGTGGTGACCCTGGCGGTGCTGCTCAATCTCTTGCTGGCGTTGTTTTTCGAGACCGGTATCCTCACCGTCATCGGGCCACTGGTCGTCTATGCATTCGGTCTGGCCGTCGCCATGCCCGCGATCACCATCCTGGCCTTGGACTGCTTCCCCCGCCACCGGGGGACGGCGGCATCGATGCAGGGCTTCCTGCAGATGCTGATCAACGCCGGCGTCGCCGGTGTTGCCGTTCCGCTGTTGCACGCGCAGTGGTTGCACTTCGCGCTCGGACAGCTCGCGTTTCTGCTGCTGGCCCTGCTGTTCTGGTCGTCCATCCGGCAAGGCAAGCCGCCGGGAGGGGCGCTCGATTGA
- a CDS encoding efflux RND transporter permease subunit gives MSFPNLSALAVRERSVTLFFVLLSVFAGLYAFLSLGGAEDPAFTVRVMVVSAIWPGATPEELQQQVADRLEKRIQEVEYLYRIETTIRPGRADLQVEFEDYTPSEKIPDLFYEVRKRMRDEAARLPRGVIGPVVNDDFSDVYFSLMALSAPGLPMRELTREAESLRDRLQRIDGVHKALLLGERSERLFVEFDMAKLTNLGIAPQAIFDAIDANNQLVPAGFMDLAGPRVYLRIDADLSDPERLASVPIRVGDRLLRLSDLATIRRGYEDPPSYLVRSRGQDAVLLGVVMNKGENGLEFGQRLADFVAREQSRLPLGMTLSVLTNQTDAIKQAVNLFQIKFLVAVAVVMGVSILAIGLRAGLVVGIAVPITLGLTFLLMKMTGVNLDRITLGALIIALGLLVDDAIIAIEMMLVKMEDGWDKVRAASHAWNVTAAPMLFGTLVTAAGFVPIGFAQSGVGEYAGNIFWVLAYALIVSWLVAVVFTPYLGVRLLPDFKGHAESEDSLYQRPIYRRLRALITACVRYRKSIVLLTVGLLVLAIVGMATKVQKQFFPSSDRPEVLIGVYLPQGSAIEQTDATARRIEKILAEMPEVRSLSTYVGAGAPRFFISANPELPDPAFAKIVAIGKDALTRDRIMTAMQKHVDAGEFPEARVRLTRLFYGPPVVWPVSFRVIGPDPEKLREIAHQVRAVMAANPHTVDPHLEWDERAPVLHLTMDNERLRLLGLTPRDVARQLQFQLNGMSVTRVRQDIRTVEVIARGQRTDRRMPQDLEIKTEEGRKIPLTHLGLLEVRYEEPVIKRYNRERFLAVHADVQGAQPPDVTMAIWKQLTELRQRLPEDYRIDIGGSVEQSGKADASIQKLQPLMVALMLIFIMLQMRTFSGTFMVVATAPLGLIGAVAALLLFNQPFGFVALLGLIGLAGILMRNTMILTQQVQDNLEEGMDAWSAVIEAAVRRARPVLLTALAAVLAFIPLTHDSFWGPLAYVLIGGVLAGTVITLLFVPALYALWFRLGKNDTTAIG, from the coding sequence ATGAGTTTCCCGAACCTCTCTGCGCTTGCGGTGCGCGAGCGCTCGGTGACGCTGTTCTTCGTTCTGCTGTCGGTATTTGCCGGGCTCTATGCGTTTCTGTCGCTCGGAGGGGCAGAAGACCCCGCTTTTACGGTGCGGGTCATGGTGGTCTCGGCGATCTGGCCTGGTGCCACACCCGAGGAACTCCAGCAACAGGTGGCCGACCGCCTGGAGAAGCGGATCCAGGAAGTGGAATACCTCTATCGCATCGAGACAACCATCCGCCCCGGTCGTGCCGATCTGCAGGTCGAATTCGAGGACTACACGCCCAGCGAAAAGATTCCCGACCTTTTTTACGAAGTGCGCAAACGCATGCGTGACGAGGCGGCTCGTCTGCCCAGGGGCGTGATCGGCCCGGTCGTCAACGACGATTTTTCCGATGTCTATTTCTCGCTCATGGCGCTGAGCGCGCCTGGCCTGCCGATGCGTGAACTGACGCGCGAGGCGGAATCCCTGCGCGACCGCCTGCAACGGATCGATGGGGTACACAAGGCGCTGCTACTGGGCGAGCGCAGCGAACGCTTGTTCGTCGAATTCGACATGGCGAAGCTCACCAACCTCGGCATCGCACCGCAGGCCATCTTCGATGCGATCGATGCCAACAACCAACTGGTACCGGCCGGATTCATGGACCTCGCAGGGCCTCGGGTCTACCTGCGCATCGACGCCGACCTGTCGGATCCCGAGCGCCTGGCCTCGGTACCCATTCGGGTCGGAGATCGCCTGCTGCGTCTCTCCGACCTGGCAACCATCCGCCGGGGCTACGAAGACCCGCCCAGTTATCTGGTGCGCTCGCGCGGACAGGATGCCGTGTTGCTGGGCGTGGTCATGAACAAGGGGGAAAACGGACTCGAGTTCGGTCAGCGCCTGGCGGACTTCGTCGCCCGCGAGCAAAGCCGCCTGCCGCTGGGCATGACGCTTTCGGTATTGACCAACCAGACCGATGCCATCAAGCAGGCGGTCAACCTGTTTCAGATCAAGTTCCTGGTGGCGGTCGCCGTGGTGATGGGTGTGAGCATCCTCGCTATCGGCCTGCGGGCCGGCCTGGTGGTCGGGATTGCCGTCCCCATCACCCTGGGGTTGACCTTCCTGTTGATGAAGATGACCGGCGTCAACCTGGACCGTATCACCCTGGGGGCACTGATCATCGCCCTGGGCCTGCTGGTGGATGACGCCATTATCGCCATCGAAATGATGCTGGTGAAAATGGAGGACGGCTGGGACAAGGTTCGCGCCGCCAGTCATGCCTGGAACGTCACCGCCGCGCCCATGCTGTTCGGCACCCTGGTGACCGCAGCGGGCTTCGTACCCATCGGCTTTGCCCAGTCGGGCGTGGGCGAATACGCCGGCAACATCTTCTGGGTGCTGGCCTATGCGCTGATCGTCTCCTGGCTGGTGGCGGTCGTGTTCACCCCGTACCTGGGTGTGAGGCTGCTGCCCGACTTCAAGGGACATGCCGAATCGGAAGATTCACTGTATCAGCGGCCGATCTACCGCCGGCTTCGCGCCCTGATCACCGCCTGTGTGCGCTACCGCAAGAGCATCGTGCTGCTGACCGTCGGCCTGCTGGTGCTGGCGATCGTCGGCATGGCCACCAAGGTCCAGAAACAGTTCTTTCCCAGTTCCGACCGACCAGAGGTCCTGATCGGGGTCTATCTGCCGCAGGGCAGCGCCATCGAGCAGACCGACGCCACCGCCAGACGCATCGAGAAGATCCTGGCCGAAATGCCCGAGGTCAGAAGCCTGTCGACCTATGTCGGCGCGGGTGCGCCGCGCTTCTTCATCTCGGCCAACCCCGAGCTGCCGGATCCGGCGTTTGCCAAGATCGTCGCCATCGGCAAGGATGCACTGACACGCGATCGCATCATGACGGCCATGCAGAAACACGTCGACGCCGGCGAGTTTCCCGAGGCCAGGGTCCGCCTCACCCGTCTGTTCTACGGCCCACCGGTGGTATGGCCGGTGAGCTTCCGCGTGATTGGCCCGGACCCGGAAAAGCTGCGTGAGATCGCACACCAGGTACGTGCCGTCATGGCGGCCAATCCGCATACCGTGGATCCGCACCTGGAATGGGATGAACGCGCCCCGGTCCTGCACCTGACCATGGACAACGAACGCCTGCGTCTGCTGGGATTGACGCCCAGGGATGTCGCCCGACAATTGCAGTTTCAGCTCAACGGCATGTCCGTCACCCGGGTGCGTCAGGATATCCGTACCGTGGAGGTCATCGCCCGCGGCCAGCGAACGGACAGGCGCATGCCGCAGGACCTGGAGATCAAGACGGAGGAGGGGCGCAAGATACCGCTCACGCATCTGGGCCTGTTGGAAGTGCGCTACGAGGAACCGGTGATCAAACGCTACAACAGAGAACGCTTCCTTGCCGTCCACGCCGATGTTCAGGGAGCCCAGCCCCCCGATGTCACCATGGCGATCTGGAAGCAGCTGACCGAGCTGCGCCAACGACTGCCCGAGGACTATCGCATCGATATCGGTGGCTCGGTGGAACAGTCCGGCAAGGCGGATGCCTCCATCCAGAAGTTGCAGCCGCTGATGGTGGCGCTGATGCTGATCTTCATCATGCTGCAGATGCGCACCTTCTCCGGCACCTTCATGGTGGTGGCCACCGCACCGCTTGGCCTGATCGGGGCGGTCGCGGCGCTGCTGCTGTTCAACCAGCCATTCGGCTTTGTCGCCCTGCTCGGGTTGATCGGCCTGGCCGGCATCCTCATGCGAAATACCATGATCCTCACCCAGCAGGTTCAGGATAATCTGGAAGAGGGCATGGATGCCTGGTCAGCGGTGATCGAGGCGGCCGTGCGACGTGCCCGCCCCGTCCTGCTGACCGCCCTGGCGGCCGTGTTGGCGTTCATCCCGCTGACCCACGACAGTTTCTGGGGGCCGCTGGCCTATGTGCTGATCGGCGGCGTGCTCGCAGGCACCGTCATCACGCTGCTGTTCGTGCCGGCCCTGTATGCCCTGTGGTTCCGCTTGGGCAAGAACGACACAACGGCCATCGGGTAA
- a CDS encoding MFS transporter — translation MKSRTQPIIVYCTIIAFAILYEHQPLLPLLGDHWGRPISDIALLTTVTLFPLAMAPLLYGYILERFSSHKMLVIGFSILFISQAILSTAPDYALFLSLRAIEGLMLPAIFTSLMTYTSSLGDKALARRNLSIYIASTIAGGFMGRTVTGLVTELSDWQSAFWMWSGLALIAVISLFGLDSDPRNQLQRIQLHEILALLKRPVIRMGLFTAFLLFFVFAAMLNFLPFRMRELHPDIGTGAIAMVYTGYLIGIVISLGSPRLIRRHGGESRVLMGGAFIYLLGTLSFLIPRLQALYVAMFIFAAGMFALHSVLSGYMNHLSERKGLISGLYISAYYTGGALGSFLPGLFYHSTGWSGFVVLLMAMVLLLLGMVWRMSVAEEQVQPA, via the coding sequence ATGAAAAGCCGTACCCAGCCCATCATCGTCTACTGCACCATCATCGCCTTTGCGATTCTGTATGAACATCAACCCCTGCTGCCACTGCTCGGGGATCACTGGGGACGCCCCATCAGTGATATTGCGCTACTGACTACCGTGACGCTGTTTCCCTTGGCCATGGCGCCACTGCTGTATGGCTATATCCTCGAGCGTTTTTCCTCTCACAAGATGCTGGTCATCGGCTTCTCCATCCTGTTCATCAGTCAGGCCATACTCTCGACCGCACCCGACTACGCGCTGTTCCTTTCCCTGCGGGCCATCGAGGGACTGATGCTGCCTGCGATCTTTACATCGTTGATGACTTACACATCGTCCCTTGGCGACAAGGCTCTTGCTCGCCGCAATCTGAGTATCTATATCGCCTCGACCATCGCGGGGGGCTTCATGGGACGCACGGTGACAGGCCTGGTCACCGAACTGAGTGATTGGCAAAGCGCATTCTGGATGTGGTCCGGCCTGGCGCTGATCGCGGTCATCAGCCTGTTCGGACTCGATTCGGATCCGCGCAACCAGCTGCAACGGATTCAGCTGCACGAAATTCTCGCCTTGTTGAAACGCCCCGTCATCCGCATGGGACTGTTCACTGCGTTTCTGCTGTTCTTTGTCTTTGCCGCCATGCTCAATTTCCTGCCCTTCCGCATGCGGGAGCTCCATCCCGATATCGGTACAGGTGCTATCGCCATGGTCTATACCGGCTATCTGATTGGCATAGTGATCTCGCTGGGATCTCCCCGGCTGATCAGACGGCATGGTGGCGAATCCAGGGTGCTGATGGGGGGCGCCTTTATCTACCTGCTGGGGACCCTGTCATTCCTGATTCCCCGCCTGCAAGCGCTTTATGTGGCCATGTTCATTTTTGCCGCAGGCATGTTCGCCCTGCACAGCGTGTTGTCCGGTTACATGAATCACCTTTCCGAGAGAAAGGGGCTGATCAGCGGCTTGTACATCAGTGCCTACTACACCGGCGGGGCACTCGGGTCCTTTCTCCCCGGCCTCTTCTACCATTCGACGGGATGGTCGGGATTCGTGGTGTTGCTTATGGCTATGGTGCTGTTGCTCTTGGGGATGGTCTGGCGCATGTCGGTGGCCGAGGAACAGGTTCAGCCTGCCTGA